Proteins from a genomic interval of Equus quagga isolate Etosha38 chromosome 13, UCLA_HA_Equagga_1.0, whole genome shotgun sequence:
- the PEG3 gene encoding paternally-expressed gene 3 protein isoform X3, which produces MYEPEDDDNSDVHSEDNMTRKVAESPPPRSIYSYGSDRDRDWDQDWNRGRDRDWDWDRDRDWDRDRDRVWERDTRERGRGLRARRRDLEPRDRWPYTRNPRGRLPQRDLSLPLMEKTTFITEREHKRRDSVMEYESRSQDAVSYQDVVDLTEDRKPQNPIQDNMENYRKLLSLGVQLAEDDGHSHMTQGHSSRSKRNAYPSTSRGLKTMPETKKSTHRRGICEDESSHGVIMEKFIKDVSRNSKSGRARESNDRSQRFPRRPDNGWKEVSFNKRESVIQERGYEGNAFGGGFNFNSHLVSRKRVLERKRRYHFDTDGQGSIHDQKGYPRKRPFECNDMRKAMSMSSLSSPSFTESQPLDFGVMPYVCDECGRPFSVISEFVEHQIMHTRENLYEYGESFIHSVAVSEVQKSQAGGKRFECKECGETFNKSAALAEHRKIHAREYFSECKDEEYEEPFMPSPTFSELQKIYGKDKFYECKVCKETFLHSSALIDHQKIHGRNDKDNDRGEAFKLSPTLSELQKMYGKEKMYECKVCGETFRHSSSLKEHQKIHTRGNLFEKKGKVCEETFIPGQSLKRRQKTYSKEKFYDFKDGGDAFRKSSDLNVHQKIHSRKHLYEGRGYEKSVFHGMSFTESQKSHTITRPPENEEDEKAFTISSNPDDNQTFPIKDNVSEGKPYERSVIHSLASAEAQKSHSAAGPNKLKVIAESVIQSSNVTEHQKVYAGENTSDRKKYERSVIHSLATFRPPKSCDGNELIECNEKAESSIYVSDLHDKQQKTPARQNPYEGDKNNSYKDSVIHSMSHTKPQKSLTGEESSEFKKDGESSVVNSNVREHQKARAKKKNIEHRNYETSVIHSLSFGENQTFRPREKFYECPVCGESFVRNSDLTEHQKIHDRKKPSGSKNYERSVIRSLASTDPQTSYAEQPAQTSYAEQPAQMNPAEQPSETSYAEQQVRKKCKECGQSFATTEELRAHQKIYAREEFHGGNLFGGSVIQGVGLDGPQQGEPQQDKPDEQDELDEQDESEDTIYGCKDCGLGFADRADLKDHQKVHGREYLIDSCEYTHSVIHTHSVSEYQKDSIGDQLFECPACGESFVHSSFLFEHQKIHEQDQFFGHRRYDEPFMQPLIINPRRPRASQKNPPTGTSLQCCVCGRDFIHGSVLNEHMRIHTGEDLPEQGQRNEEAVSPGLALTEFQRSQTEEKHYECKTCGESFLNQSDLRDHMRIHEKDEPYDYGVTFLHTSFIAEPPKRDSPFYECKDCGKSFIHSTVLTKHQKLHLEEEEAAAAAQEVEANVLVPREVLRIQGSNVEAAEPEVEAAEPEVEAAEPNVEAAEPNGEAEGPDGEAAEPNGEAEQPNGEAEQPNVDADEPDGAGIEDPEERAEEPEGDADEPDGAGIEDPEEEGEDQEIQVQEPYYDCGECGETFASTSAYGEHLKTHARVIIFEPGNVYGESSHYTEHASTSTSDNDRADDKYFKCDVCGQLFNDRLSLARHQNTHTG; this is translated from the exons ATGTATGAACCAGAAG ACGACGACAACAGTGACGTCCACAGTGAAGACAACATGACCCGAAAGGTGGCAGAGTCCCCACCCCCACGCTCCATCTACTCCTACGGCA GTGACCGGGACCGGGACTGGGACCAGGACTGGAACCGTGGCCGAGATCGGGACTGGGACTGGGACCGGGACCGGGACTGGGACCGAGACCGAGACCGAGTCTGGGAGCGGGACACCCGGGAGCGGGGGCGGGGGCTGAGGGCCAGAAGAAGAGACCTCGAGCCTCGAGACCGCTGGCCGTACACCAGGAATCCCAGAGGCA GACTTCCTCAACGGGATCTTTCCCTTCCTTTGATGGAGAAAACAACTTTCATTACCGAGAGAGAGCACAAACGCAGGGACTCTGTGATGGAGTATGAGTCCAGATCCCAG GATGCAGTGTCCTACCAGGACGTTGTGGACCTTACTGAGGACAGGAAGCCTCAGAACCCAATTCAAGATAACATGGAGAACTACAGGAAGCTGCTCTCACTGG GGGTTCAGCTTGCCGAAGACGATGGCCACTCCCACATGACACAAGGGCATTCGTCGAGGTCAAAGAGAAATGCCTACCCAAGCACCAGTCGAG GTCTGAAAACTATGCCTGAAACCAAAAAGTCAACTCATCGTCGCGGAATTTGTGAAGATGAATCTTCCCATGGGGTGATAATGGAAAAGTTCATCAAGGATGTTTCGCGCAACTCCAAATCAGGAAGGGCGAGGGAATCTAATGATCGGTCACAGAGATTCCCCAGAAGGCCAGACAATGGTTGGAAAGAAGTTTCATTCAACAAGAGGGAATCAGTGATTCAGGAGAGGGGCTATGAAGGGAATGCTTTTGGGGGAGGCTTTAATTTTAACTCACACCTTGTTTCCAGAAAGAGAGTTCTTGAAAGAAAAAGGCGCTATCATTTTGACACAGATGGGCAGGGCTCAATTCATGATCAGAAGGGCTATCCAAGGAAGAGACCCTTTGAATGTAATGATATGAGAAAAGCCATGAGCATGAGCAGTCTTAGCTCCCCCTCTTTCACTGAATCGCAGCCGCTTGATTTTGGGGTAATGCCCTATGTGTGTGATGAGTGTGGGAGGCCTTTCAGTGTGATTTCTGAATTTGTCGAACATCAGATCATGCACACTAGAGAGAATCTCTATGAGTATGGTGAATCCTTTATTCATAGCGTGGCTGTCAGTGAGGTTCAGAAAAGTCAGGCTGGAGGGAAACGCTTTGAATGTAAGGAGTGTGGGGAAACCTTCAATAAGAGTGCCGCTCTTGCTGAACATCGGAAAATTCATGCTAGAgagtatttctcagaatgtaagGATGAGGAGTATGAGGAGCCCTTCATGCCTAGCCCGACCTTTAGTGAGCTTcagaaaatatatggaaaagatAAATTCTATGAATGTAAGGTGTGTAAGGAAACCTTCCTTCATAGTTCTGCCCTGATTGACCACCAGAAAATCCATGGTAGAAACGACAAAGATAATGATCGTGGGGAGGCCTTTAAACTCAGCCCAACCCTTAGTGAGCTTCAGAAAATGTATGGTAAAGAGAAAATGTACGAATGTAAGGTGTGTGGGGAGACCTTCCGCCACAGCTCATCCCTGAAAGAACATCAGAAGATCCATACTAGAGGGAACCTATTTGAAAAGAAGGGTAAAGTGTGTGAGGAAACCTTTATTCCTGGTCAGTCCCTTAAAAGGCGTCAGAAAACTTACTCAAAAGAGAAGTTCTATGACTTTAAAGATGGTGGAGATGCCTTTAGGAAAAGCTCAGACCTCAATGTGCATCAGAAAATTCATTCTCGAAAGCACCTCTATGAAGGCAGGGGGTATGAGAAGTCTGTCTTTCATGGTATGTCCTTCACTGAATCTCAGAAGAGTCATACTATAACAAGACCACCTGAAAATGAGGAAGACGAGAAGGCGTTCACCATTAGCTCTAACCCTGATGACAACCAGACATTTCCCATTAAAGACAATGTCTCTGAGGGGAAACCATATGAGAGATCTGTTATCCATAGCTTAGCCTCtgctgaagctcagaaaagtcaCAGTGCTGCAGGGCCCAATAAATTGAAAGTGATTGCAGAGTCTGTCATTCAGAGCTCAAATGTTACCGAACATCAGAAAGTCTATGCTGGAGAGAATACCTCCGACAGAAAGAAATATGAGAGATCTGTTATCCATAGCTTAGCCACTTTCAGACCTCCCAAAAGTTGCGACGGAAATGAACTCATTGAATGTAATGAGAAGGCAGAATCCTCCATTTATGTCTCAGACCTTCATGATAAGCAACAAAAAACTCCTGCCAGACAGAACCCTTATGAAGGGGATAAGAATAACAGCTACAAGGACTCTGTCATACACAGTATGTCCCATACCAAACCTCAGAAGAGTCTTACTGGAGAGGAATCCAGTGAATTTAAGAAGGATGGCGAATCATCTGTTGTCAACTCAAATGTCCGCGAACATCAGAAGGCTCgtgctaagaagaaaaacattgagCATAGGAACTATGAGACCTCTGTAATTCACTCCCTAAGTTTTGGTGAAAATCAAACATTTCGCCCTAGAGAGAAATTCTATGAGTGTCCGGTGTGTGGAGAGTCCTTTGTTCGTAACTCTGACCTCACTGAGCATCAGAAGATTCATGATAGAAAGAAGCCATCTGGAAGTAAAAACTATGAACGATCTGTTATTCGTAGTTTAGCCTCTACTGACCCTCAGACGAGTTATGCTGAACAGCCAGCGCAGACAAGTTATGCTGAACAGCCAGCACAGATGAATCCTGCCGAACAGCCATCAGAGACAAGTTATGCTGAACAGCAAGTGCGCAAGAAATGTAAGGAGTGTGGGCAGTCCTTTGCTACCACTGAAGAACTCCGTGCACATCAGAAAATCTATGCCCGAGAGGAGTTCCATGGTGGTAACCTGTTTGGAGGATCTGTCATTCAGGGTGTAGGCCTTGATGGGCCTCAGCAGGGAGAGCCTCAGCAGGACAAACCAGATGAGCAGGATGAGCTGGATGAGCAAGATGAGTCTGAAGACACAATCTATGGATGTAAGGATTGTGGGCTGGGCTTCGCAGATCGCGCAGACCTTAAGGACCATCAGAAAGTTCATGGCAGAGAGTACCTCATCGACAGTTGTGAGTACACGCATTCTGTAATTCACACCCATTCTGTCAGCGAATATCAGAAAGATTCCATTGGAGACCAGCTCTTTGAATGCCCGGCATGTGGGGAATCTTTTGTtcatagctcattcctttttgaGCATCAGAAAATCCATGAGCAAGATCAATTTTTTGGACATAGGAGGTATGATGAGCCTTTTATGCAACCCTTGATCATTAACCCACGCAGGCCTCGTGCCTCACAGAAGAATCCTCCTACAGGGACATCCCTTCAATGCTGTGTGTGTGGACGAGACTTCATTCATGGCTCTGTCCTTAACGAACATatgagaattcatactggagaggaTTTACCAGAGCAGGGCCAGAGAAATGAAGAGGCTGTCAGTCCAGGCTTAGCCCTCACTGAGTTTCAGAGAAGTCAAACCGAAGAGAAACACTATGAATGTAAAACATGTGGAGAATCCTTCCTCAATCAGTCAGACCTTAGGGATCACATGAGAATTCATGAGAAAGATGAGCCCTATGATTATGGGGTCACCTTTCTTCACACATCATTTATTGCTGAGCCCCCCAAAAGAGATTCACCATTCTATGAGTGCAAGGATTGTGGGAAGTCCTTTATTCATAGCACAGTTCTCACTAAACATCAGAAGCTTcatcttgaagaagaagaagcagcagcagcagcccaggaaGTTGAAGCCAATGTCCTGGTTCCAAGAGAAGTTCTGAGGATCCAGGGGTCAAATGTAGAAGCAGCTGAGCCAGAGGTGGAGGCTGCTGAGCCTGAGGTAGAGGCCGCCGAGCCCAATGTGGAGGCTGCTGAGCCCAATGGAGAAGCTGAAGGGCCGGACGGGGAGGCTGCAGAGCCGAATGGGGAGGCCGAACAGCCCAATGGAGAGGCCGAACAGCCCAACGTGGATGCTGATGAACCGGATGGTGCAGGGATAGAAGACCCAGAAGAAAGAGCTGAAGAGCCAGAGGGAGACGCCGATGAGCCAGATGGGGCAGGGATCGAAGACCCAGAAGAAGAAGGTGAAGATCAAGAGATTCAGGTTCAAGAACCATACTATGACTGCGGGGAATGTGGAGAAACCTTTGCTTCCACTTCAGCCTACGGCGAGCACCTGAAAACCCATGCCAGAGTGATAATATTTGAGCCTGGAAATGTCTATGGGGAAAGCTCACACTACACTGAACATGCCAGCACCAGCACTAGTGACAACGACAGGGCTGATGACAAGTACTTCAAATGTGATGTCTGCGGGCAACTCTTCAATGATCGCCTGTCCCTTGCTAGGCACCAGAATACCCATACCGGCTGA